DNA from Chitinophaga pendula:
GTATAGATAAGGTTGACCAGTGCCTTATGGTAACTGTCCCTGAATTTTACCTGTTTTATGACTTCTCCTATCTTCATAACACAAAGATAGGCAATCCAACTGTTGTTGCAACATATTTTTTTACCTTGTATATCACGGGATACGTGTTATAACCATCACTAACGGATGGAAATAACACGTATTCAAGCGGTTATTATACTACTTGTTTTTTAGCTGTTGTTCCAAGGCATTGATACGTTTATCTTGCTGGATAATATATAACGTCACCTCCTCGAGTTTTTTAAGCAGCAGCCGGTTCATTTCGCCGAGATCCTGGCCGTCGCGTGCAATGTCTTGAGCAGAAGGTATTTCCGGCAGATGCTGGTGTTGTTGGATATAGGTGTCCAATTCCTGCAGGGAGGGAAGTTGATAATCCTTCTTGAACACGAAATCCGGCCAGGTCAGGTTCTGGCTTACTCTCATCCTGGTAGCCAGTACAACGCCATTGACCGTAAGTTTAGCAGGTGGTGCCTGTACACCGATGCCTACATTGCCGTTACCGCCGGGAAGCAATACAATATCTCCTCCATCGATCTCATTAGTGATGCTGAGTGTTTTATCTCCGCTGGCACCATATCCCATCCATCCGGAGCGGGTTTCTGGCGTGTTACTGCGGGCAAAAAAAGACATGAATGAATGGTCAGCTACACCGGGGCCTAATGCCAAGTTGGCGCCTCCACGTGTTATTTTCGTATACCCATCCAATGTAGTAACTCCTGATGGTGCGGTCATCACTAATTTATGCCAGTCTTCCCAAGTGCCACCGTGAGCCCCTTGCCGGTAGTATACACCAGCCTCCAGGAAGCCCAGCTGATAGTTTTTATTACCGGTATTATCTCTCCAGGGAGCGATCGTCATCAGACCTACATAGCCTCTTAAAGGTGAAAAACCCACTGCATCAGGGTTTTTAAACCGATAGTCAACTTGTTGCTTAAAATAACTTGGTGGCTCCTGGTAAGCCCTGGCAGTGTCTTTTACGATCAGGTACTCGCTTTGTGCGAAACTGTAATTACAGCATAGAACAAATAAAAGTGCTAAAAGTACAGTACGTCTGTTTATCATGGATGTTGTTTTAGAATTAGATAATGTGCTACAAATATGTTTAAATCCCCCTTCTCCCACAGATATAGCAGGTAATAGTAATAATTTAATGACAATAGTAATTGGATGTGCTATAGTACAATATCCCTTCTCTTAACTTTCACAAAGTATACGGACCGTACCAGATATTGAGTTACTCCCTGGTACAACTTCCAACAAAAATAACGTAAGTAAGCATAAATATACCTCCTCCACTATTCTTTATTTTCCACACCAGCCAGTTGATATTTCCATTATCACCGGCTATGTGCTGTAACAGTTAAATGGCTAAAAAATCAAAAGGGCTGATTGGTTAGATCAGCCCCCGCAACAAATCGTTCTTTCACTAGGTGTACTTGTTCACTAGCGTTTCATTAGGACATGGTAGAACAATTGGTCTTCATAGGATGTGGAACATATTGGGTATTCCGAATAATATATAAGAGGATTATTTTTTTGTTGAATAGGTCGTCTCAAATGGTAGCTCTGCACTGGTATATCAAAAATAACTTACATTTTTTCACTTCGCCATCACACAAAGATGGTATTTTGTTAATGAGTTGTTAAACGCACAATAAACCGGATAGCCTTACTTATACCTTAGTTATACGAATGTTATACCCTAATTAAGGGAGAGGTGGACTTGATCAATAACAACATCATTACCAGTAGCTTACAATGACAATTGTTCACATAAAAAAGGCCGGCCTGTTCACCCTGTAGGGTATACAGACCGGCCTGTCAATATTGATTTGCCGGAGCAGGGCCTGGTTGTTATTACTTCAGGTGGCTTTCCAGAGCAGTATTATAACGTTGTTTCCAGCTGGCGATGGTACCCCAATCTTCACCATCTACGATCACATGTTCACCTTTTACGGCGCCCAGCAGCTCGTGGCGTACGGAGAAGTCAGACGCATCTACCAGGGTATGCAGGAGGGATTCGAAGGCCTCTTTATCCTCGGGGCGAATGGTTACTACCACACGGCTCTGGCTTTCGCCAAACAGGAAGCCATCTTTACGGAAGTTGTGGTTAGTATGGATATCGAAACCTATGTTAGCTGCCATAGCGCTTTCCAACAAGGTGATGAACAGACCGCCTTCACTTACGTCGTGCGCTGACTGGAGGAGATTGGCGGCATTCAGTTTAGTGATTGCCTGTTGCAGCTTTGCTTCTTCTTCCAGGTGGAAGTGAGGAGCCGGGCTATGTTCAACGCCCAATATCTTATGCAGGTATTCAGAGCTGTTGATATCGTTACGGCTGCGGCCGATGAGATATACTAGATGTCCGGCTTCTTTAAAGTCCAGGGTGATACGTTGTTCGAGGCTATCGAGTACGCCAAGCATACCGATAGTAGGCGTAGGATATACAGCACCGTCAGGAGACTGGTTGTAGAAGCTTACGTTACCGCCGGTCACTGGTGTATTGAACTTGCGGCAGGCTTCACCCATACCCTGGATAGCATGTACGAACTGGTAGTATACTTCCGGATCGTAAGGATTACCGAAGTTGAGACAGTTGGTGATCGCTACAGGTTCACCACCGCTACATACGATGTTACGGGCAGCTTCTGCAACGGCGATCTGTCCACCGGTATGCGGATCGGCATATACGTAACGGCTGTTACAGTCGGTTGTTACGGCCAGTGCTTTACGGCTACCTTTTACCAATACGATGGCGGCATCAGACGGAGCGTTGGTGCTGGCGTTAGCGGTACCTACCATGCTGTCGTACTGGTTGTAGATCCAGCGTTTGGAAGCGATGTTAGGCAGTTCGGCGATACGTTCGGCCACGAAGCGGGGGCTGTTGGTATCAGACACGTTGAGGATACTGAATGCCTTTACTTTTTCAAAGTAGGCAGGTTCGGTATACGCTCTGTGATATTGAGGAGCGCCGCCGCCGAGTACGAGGCTTTGAGCAGGTACATCAGCTTCGAGTTCGCCATTCAGATAAAATTTCAGGTGCTGTTCTTTGGTTACTTCACCGATCTGTACGCAGTGCAGATCCCATTTTTCAAATATGCGGAGTACTTCTTCCTCACGTCCTTTGTGTACTACGATCAGCATACGCTCCTGGCTTTCGCTCAGCAGCATTTCCCATGCTTTCATATTTTCCTGGCGGGTAGGTACTTTGTCCAGGTAGATGTTCATACCATGTTCGCCTTTGGCGCTCATTTCTGCGGTGGAGCAGGTAATACCGGCTGCGCCCATATCCTGCATGCCGACGAGTGCACCGGTAGGGATGATCTCGAGGCAGGCTTCCAGCAGTTTCTTTTCCTGGAAGGGGTCTCCTACCTGAACAGCTGGCAGGTCTTCCACGCTTTCTTCTGTGATGTTGGCAGAAGCAAAGGAAGCACCGCCGATACCATCTTTACCGGTAGCGGAGCCTACGATGAAAACCGGGTTGCCAACACCGTGAGAGGTGGCGGAAACAGTCTGGCCTACTTTTACGATACCTACGCTCATAGCATTTACCAGCGGATTGGTACCATAGCAATCTTCGAAGTAAGTTTCACCGGCAACGGTAGGAACGCCGAAGCAGTTACCATAGTGACCGATACCATGTACGATACCTTTCACGAGGTGTTGTGTCTTTTTATCTTTCAGGTTGCCGAACCGCAGAGAGTTGAGGGCGGCGATAGGACGGGCACCCATGGTAAAGATATCACGGTGGATACCACCTACACCGGTAGCTGCTCCCTGGAAGGGTTCAATTGCGGACGGATGATTATGAGATTCTATTTTAAATACACAGGCATATCCATCACCGATGTCTACCAAGCCTGCATTTTCTTCCCCTGCTTTTACGAGGAGGCGTTCGCCATCCCGGGGGAGTGTTTTCAGCCAAACAATAGAGTTCTTGTAGCTGCAATGTTCACTCCACATAACGGAGTACATGCTTAATTCTGTAAAATTAGGTGTACGGCCCAGGATGCCTTCAATACGTTCAAATTCGTCGGCTGTAAGACCTAACTGTTCCGCTGTTTCTACGGTGGTAGTTTGCATGTGTTGGTATATAAATACAGGTAAATTAAAAAGAAGATGCAAACCTACATGATTTTCTGCCAATTGACAAGGACCTGGCGGGCGTAATTCGGGATGGAGCGGTGTTAGGGGAGGTAAGAATGGATGTTTAAAGAGTGATAAACAGGGGGGTGATTTTTTGAATGGTCAAAAGGATTATATTCCGCGACCAGCCCGCATACATATTAGTAATTTTTTAATTTATCAGTTTTAGCAGTTGGTCACCTGTATTTTTTGGTCATCTCATAAAAAAAGGTTGGATTTTAGACATTAAATGTAATTTTTTAGTTAAAAAGAACAATTTCCTTGCTTTTATAACCTAAGCGCCGTTTTTTTGTGTAAAATTCTATTATCGCATGCAATCGTTACGCTTCACCGCGCTTGAACATCTGACAGGCGTTGACTCTAAGTTAAGCTCCGAACTGAATGGTAAGATCACCGAGGTGTTTGGCAGCAATGTATTTACAGGCAAAGTTGTTAGGGAATACTTAAATGACGAGGCTTATAAGAGCCTGATGAATTCCATCAAAAACGGCACCAAGCTGGAACGTAAAATGTCTGAGCAGATCGCTTCCGGCATGAAGGCTTGGGCGATGAAAAAGGGTGTGACTCACTACACACACTGGTTTCAGCCGCTTACCGGTACTACTGCTGAAAAGCATGACTCGTTCTTCACGTTGAAAAGTGACGGATCTGCTCTGGAGACTTTTGACGGCGATGCGTTAGTACAGCAGGAGCCTGATGCTTCCAGCTTCCCCAGTGGTGGTCTGCGTGCTACTTTCGAAGCTCGTGGTTATACCGCCTGGGATCCCTCCTCTCCTGCTTTCATCATTGAGCAGGGTTATGGTAAAACACTTTGCATTCCTACCATATTTGTTGCTTACACCGGCGAATCCCTGGATTATAAAGCTCCGCTGCTGAAAGCGCTGGCTTCTCTGGATAAAGCTGCCGTTGATGTATGTAACTATTTCGACAAGAACGTTACCAAAGTAACTGCCACCCTCGGATGGGAGCAGGAATACTTCCTGGTAGACGAAAGCCTGGCCAATGCCCGTCCTGACCTGATCATGACCGGCCGCACCGTGGTAGGTCACGCTCCGTCCAAAGGACAGCAGCTGGAAGATCACTATTTCGGTTCTATTCCTGAAAGAGCGTATGCTTATATGCGTGATTTCGAGATGGAAGCTTACAAACTGGGTATTCCGCTGAGAACCCGTCACAACGAGGTAGCTCCTTCCCAATTCGAGTGCGCTCCTATATTTGAAGAAGTGAACATCGCAGTGGATCACAACTCCCTGTTGATGGACATCATGAATAAAGTGGCTAAACGTCACAAACTGAAAGTGTTGTTGCACGAGAAACCATTTGCCGGTATCAACGGTTCTGGTAAGCACAACAACTGGAGTATGGCTACCGACACCGGTGTGAACCTGCTGGCTCCCGGTAAGACGCCTAAGACCAACCTGATGTTCCTGACCTTCTTTGTGAACACAATCAAGGCGGTACATGACTATGCTGATCTGTTGCGCGCAGCTATCGCATCTCCAAGCAATGATTTCCGTCTGGGTGCCAACGAAGCGCCTCCGGCTATCATCTCCGTATTTACCGGTAAATACCTGAATGAAGTACTGCAGGAAGTTAAAACCCGCGTAAACAATAAATTTGACGAGCAGGACGAAGCTATTCTGAAACTGGATCTGCACCGTCATATTCCGGAACTGTTGCTGGACAACACTGACCGTAACCGTACCTCTCCATTTGCCTTCACCGGTAACAAATTTGAGTTCCGTGCGGTAGGTTCCTCTGCTAACTGCGCCTCTGCGATGACCGTTTTGAATACGATCATGGCGAAAACCCTTACCGAATTCAAGAAGGAAGTTGATAGCCTGATAGAAAAAGGTGAGAAAAAAGAGATCGCCATTATGCAAACTCTTCGGAAATATATTGTAGATTCGGAAAAAGTTTTATTCGAAGGCGACGGATATAGCGATGAGTGGGAAAAAGAAGCGGCAAAAAGAGGTCTGCCAAATGTGAAAACCACACCGCAGGCACTGGATGCAATGACGACTCCGAAAGCTGCCGAACTGTTCAGTGAAGTAGGCGTTTACAATGAGAAAGAACTACACGCCCGTCACGAGATATTGCTCGAAGATTATGTGAAGAAAGTACAAATTGAGGCCCGCGTTATAGGAGACTTGGCGACCAATTCCATTCTGCCTTCTGCTATCAGCTACCTCAACGAATTGATCGAGAATATCCGCGGCCTGAAAGAAATAGGTCTGGGCGAAGGAGCCGTAAAAGCTCAAAAACAAATTGCCGAAAAGATTTCTGAACATATCAACGTCATCAGTGAAAATGTACAGGCTATGATCGAGGCGCGTAAAGTTGCCAACAAACTGAGCGACAGCCGCCAGAAAGCGATCGACTACTGTGAGAAGATCAAGCCTTACTTTGATGTTATCAGATACCACTCTGATAAACTGGAGTTCCTGGTAGATGACAAAAAATGGGCACTGCCCAAATACAGAGAGCTGCTTTTCTTGCGATAAAACCGTAAGATTGTTTTGGTGTATGATTAGCCCCCGGTTTTCACCGGGGGCTTTGTTTTAAAGTCCATATGCGGATGCCGTCCGCCAGACACAGCAAATCCGTCCGGACATTGTTATCCAGCCGTACATGTAATACACTTAAAATTATCTTATCTCATCAGGTACCCAGTTCGAGTTGATTACGGATCAGTTCATAATATTTCTGCCGCTGGGTCACCAGCTGATGATGTGTGCCACATTCAATGACCTTTCCTTTTTCCAGTACAATGATCTGATCTGCATGTTTTACCGTGCTTAAACGATGCGCTACGACAATCACCGTTTTGCCCTGCAGAAAAGTACTCAGGTTCGTCAGTATATCCTTTTCATTCCTCGCATCAAGAGAACTGGTAGCCTCATCCAGGAACAAGATCCTGGGATTCCTATAGATCGCTCTCGCAATCAGCAATCGTTGTTTTTGCCCTCCACTGAGGTCAGCACCCGCATTACCTATTTTCGTATCAAACTGCATGGGTAACTCCCTGATAAAGGCATCTATACAAGCCGTACGCGCTGCAAACCATAACAGATCAGAATCGGGTTCACTATCTGTGAGCGCAATATTTTCAGCAATGGTACCGCTAAAAATATATCCGTCCTGTAAGACCACTCCGCATTGCTCTCGCCACGCATCAGGATCGATGTTTTTCATCTCTTGCTGCCCTACTCTCAATTGTCCCTTTTGCGGGTAATAGAAGGATAAGAGCAGTTTCAATAAGGTAGATTTGCCACTGCCACTACTCCCTACAATAGCAGTAATTTTTCCCCGGGGTATCTGCAGCGTAATATCTTCCAGTACGAAAGGATGCATACTCCCATCATACTTAAAAGCCGCATTTTCCAGATAGATATGATCCCAGTCTTCTGGTGGCGCCACTTTGCCAGCCGTATTTTCATCTTCTTTACGATGTATTTCATCTATACGGTCGAATGCCGTCTTCGCTTCCACAGTAGCCTGTATAAAATCTGTAATATTTGTCAACGGACCCGACAACATGCCCGTAATGTATCCGATACTCAGCATCTCCCCGATCGTGAGATTTCCCTGTATCACTCCAATAGCACAAATACCATTAATACCAATATTCTTTATCTGTGTAATTGCATGTACTCCCACTACCTGGTAAAGATTGACATATAGCGATCTTACCTTCAATCCATATATCTGCTTTTTGATCTCCTGCCAGGAACCTATTTTATTCTCCTGTGCATTGTTGATCTTTACCTCCTTCATACCGGTAACTAATTCGATCAATGCATTCCGGTTTTCAGAGGAGAGCCGGAAATTATAGTAATCCAGATTGCGCCTTCGGGCATTAAAGAGGAATATCCAGGCAATAGCTGCCAGGCTCAATACAATAAAGCAAATAAATATCCACCAGCCGTATTGCAGCAACCGGATCGATAACGTAATGATCAACAAGCAGGAGAACACTGCTTGTATGATCTGCTGCGTCAGAAAACTCTCGATACGTTGATGATCTTCGATACGCTGCAGGATATCGGTATTAAGACGATTATCAAAAAAACGAATCGGTAAGCGGATAAGTTTTTGCAGAAAATGAGTAATCACCTGCAAACTCACCTGCATGCTGAAATGTACACTGACAAATCCTCTCAGCCAATCAAAGATCAGCTGTCCCATCAGAATGCCGGCCTGAAAAAGTAGCACTCCCCATACCACCTGGTAATTACTACGATTGATACCTCCGTCTACTAATCGTTGCATCGTATTCGGGAACAGATAGGACAGCGAAGTGCTGATAGTAAGGAACAGTGCTAATAACAGTAGTTTACCCCGATGGATTTTCAGATGCTGCACCAAAAAAAACAATCCTTTCTTTTTACCTGCCCATCCACTGGTATAAGGTAATAGGAGACCTTCAAATGTTTCTCTGGGCGCCAGCATCAATGCGACACCTTTATCACTTGTACCTTTCCAAAGATGGGAGAACTTATGACGGGGTAACCTTATCTTACCGTATCCGGGGTCAGCTATATAAAAATAACGTGAGGAAATGCGGTAAAGTACAACAAAATGATCCTGCCGCCAATGCAGTATACAAGGCAAGGTGGCTTTCTCCATCAATGCTTCCGGCGTTGTCTGCACCGCCATGCAGTTGAAGTGGAGTGCACGTCCAGCATTGACGATATCTCCCATAGAAACACCTGTACGGGTAACCGTACACAGGTCTCGCAAATAAAGCAAGTCACAATCCTTTCCATAGTAACGGAGGATCATCTTAAGACAGGCAGGTCCGCAATCCGATAACTCCAATTGCGAAAAATGGCGGAATACACGCATAATATTCGATATTAGTTCACACAACAGCCAATGGCGAAACCGTTTGAGGTAATCCCCATTTATTAGCGACCAGATCAACAAACTGCGAATGGTTACT
Protein-coding regions in this window:
- a CDS encoding peptidase domain-containing ABC transporter, which produces MRVFRHFSQLELSDCGPACLKMILRYYGKDCDLLYLRDLCTVTRTGVSMGDIVNAGRALHFNCMAVQTTPEALMEKATLPCILHWRQDHFVVLYRISSRYFYIADPGYGKIRLPRHKFSHLWKGTSDKGVALMLAPRETFEGLLLPYTSGWAGKKKGLFFLVQHLKIHRGKLLLLALFLTISTSLSYLFPNTMQRLVDGGINRSNYQVVWGVLLFQAGILMGQLIFDWLRGFVSVHFSMQVSLQVITHFLQKLIRLPIRFFDNRLNTDILQRIEDHQRIESFLTQQIIQAVFSCLLIITLSIRLLQYGWWIFICFIVLSLAAIAWIFLFNARRRNLDYYNFRLSSENRNALIELVTGMKEVKINNAQENKIGSWQEIKKQIYGLKVRSLYVNLYQVVGVHAITQIKNIGINGICAIGVIQGNLTIGEMLSIGYITGMLSGPLTNITDFIQATVEAKTAFDRIDEIHRKEDENTAGKVAPPEDWDHIYLENAAFKYDGSMHPFVLEDITLQIPRGKITAIVGSSGSGKSTLLKLLLSFYYPQKGQLRVGQQEMKNIDPDAWREQCGVVLQDGYIFSGTIAENIALTDSEPDSDLLWFAARTACIDAFIRELPMQFDTKIGNAGADLSGGQKQRLLIARAIYRNPRILFLDEATSSLDARNEKDILTNLSTFLQGKTVIVVAHRLSTVKHADQIIVLEKGKVIECGTHHQLVTQRQKYYELIRNQLELGT
- a CDS encoding glutamine synthetase III family protein, with translation MQSLRFTALEHLTGVDSKLSSELNGKITEVFGSNVFTGKVVREYLNDEAYKSLMNSIKNGTKLERKMSEQIASGMKAWAMKKGVTHYTHWFQPLTGTTAEKHDSFFTLKSDGSALETFDGDALVQQEPDASSFPSGGLRATFEARGYTAWDPSSPAFIIEQGYGKTLCIPTIFVAYTGESLDYKAPLLKALASLDKAAVDVCNYFDKNVTKVTATLGWEQEYFLVDESLANARPDLIMTGRTVVGHAPSKGQQLEDHYFGSIPERAYAYMRDFEMEAYKLGIPLRTRHNEVAPSQFECAPIFEEVNIAVDHNSLLMDIMNKVAKRHKLKVLLHEKPFAGINGSGKHNNWSMATDTGVNLLAPGKTPKTNLMFLTFFVNTIKAVHDYADLLRAAIASPSNDFRLGANEAPPAIISVFTGKYLNEVLQEVKTRVNNKFDEQDEAILKLDLHRHIPELLLDNTDRNRTSPFAFTGNKFEFRAVGSSANCASAMTVLNTIMAKTLTEFKKEVDSLIEKGEKKEIAIMQTLRKYIVDSEKVLFEGDGYSDEWEKEAAKRGLPNVKTTPQALDAMTTPKAAELFSEVGVYNEKELHARHEILLEDYVKKVQIEARVIGDLATNSILPSAISYLNELIENIRGLKEIGLGEGAVKAQKQIAEKISEHINVISENVQAMIEARKVANKLSDSRQKAIDYCEKIKPYFDVIRYHSDKLEFLVDDKKWALPKYRELLFLR
- the purL gene encoding phosphoribosylformylglycinamidine synthase subunit PurL; translation: MQTTTVETAEQLGLTADEFERIEGILGRTPNFTELSMYSVMWSEHCSYKNSIVWLKTLPRDGERLLVKAGEENAGLVDIGDGYACVFKIESHNHPSAIEPFQGAATGVGGIHRDIFTMGARPIAALNSLRFGNLKDKKTQHLVKGIVHGIGHYGNCFGVPTVAGETYFEDCYGTNPLVNAMSVGIVKVGQTVSATSHGVGNPVFIVGSATGKDGIGGASFASANITEESVEDLPAVQVGDPFQEKKLLEACLEIIPTGALVGMQDMGAAGITCSTAEMSAKGEHGMNIYLDKVPTRQENMKAWEMLLSESQERMLIVVHKGREEEVLRIFEKWDLHCVQIGEVTKEQHLKFYLNGELEADVPAQSLVLGGGAPQYHRAYTEPAYFEKVKAFSILNVSDTNSPRFVAERIAELPNIASKRWIYNQYDSMVGTANASTNAPSDAAIVLVKGSRKALAVTTDCNSRYVYADPHTGGQIAVAEAARNIVCSGGEPVAITNCLNFGNPYDPEVYYQFVHAIQGMGEACRKFNTPVTGGNVSFYNQSPDGAVYPTPTIGMLGVLDSLEQRITLDFKEAGHLVYLIGRSRNDINSSEYLHKILGVEHSPAPHFHLEEEAKLQQAITKLNAANLLQSAHDVSEGGLFITLLESAMAANIGFDIHTNHNFRKDGFLFGESQSRVVVTIRPEDKEAFESLLHTLVDASDFSVRHELLGAVKGEHVIVDGEDWGTIASWKQRYNTALESHLK